One window of the Cryptomeria japonica chromosome 7, Sugi_1.0, whole genome shotgun sequence genome contains the following:
- the LOC131063397 gene encoding LRR receptor-like serine/threonine-protein kinase FLS2 — translation MDEREMRWLFFGACLLLLLGGLVDLAAPMTEGEALLSLKHGIIISPDQKNGVLKSWKESTAENPCFANWEGVSCNSRSGKVISIELVERNLSGIITPSLSSLPYLSYLNLSYNDFHGWLPQEMGQMQALEVLDLSFNSLSGPLPSTLANMSKISFLDLSVNSFSGWLPQEMGQMQGIELLDLSVNSLSGPLPSTLGSMSKISYLDMSVNSLNGSIPNSLGFCKYLSTIDLSLNQLTGGLPASLGLLHRLENLITVGNNLGGVITPALANCSHLRVLILANNTYLGGSLPQNLGNISNLEEMGLSQNSFIGVIPASIGNCKFLSKLDLSVNRLGGVIPPELGYLTKLQLLYLFRNNLHGNIPASLGNCTDLQTLSFALNNLTGRIPRETFGVSMKNLRIVYLYSNDLIGEVPTTIFQLPSLQVLDLSNNSFIGSIPKEIQRLTGLGLLQLGMNNLSGPVPAFLGNCSHLKVIELYENRFTGRIPAQLGQLASLQRLALSSNYLVGSIPDHIYNVTSLRLLRLSNNRFEGKMSKAISNLHNLDGLGLSNMALTGSIPAEIGNLSKLVTLDLSKNYLQGTIPNCFRHLLSIGELYLSENQLEGSIPSDISESSNLVKLFLHQNKLSGIIPTSVGKLSQLEWLDLSSNLLTGKVPQMLGNNMRLLYISLSNNKLEGEIPAQIAMLTSLAIAFNLSNNLISGIIPAEIGRMVMVQAIDLSQNRLQGVIPKAIAGCANLRLLDLSGNMLTGQIPASMGSLGSLGSLLNLSHNSLQGSIPEDIGKLKFLVRLDLSDNNLSGEIPATMANLSAMTFLNLSNNQLTGAVPNFSHILTKQSFLGNKNLCGTIVQTTCPGTDSAHGFSRLLIPLILAGAAVLVCIAGCLTYFLLRRGRKARMGVEGNRRLDRLVRISLQELQIATGGFIQENLLYTSSTSKVCKGILYDGTRVAVKVLNPETPAFENFEHELHILGKVKHRNLVRVLGYFSNTEIKAFIFELMANGSLEHQLYECNLSLENRIGIAIGIANCLVYLHSEFDGRQCMVHCDLKPSNVLLDQDMEVHICDLGASTIISAQGDNSQPSCIFMGTIGYVAPEVAYGGRLSSKIDVYSYGIVLMEMLSGKKPTSTATAIQEWVQQALLQGKLEEIIDHSLLLGMNEGDGTSTQEQQLEHIRCLLQLALHCTKRLPDERPSMKEVLHRLNHISGNNSSINLMEISTSMLLNADKVDVASSSSTSY, via the exons ATGGACGAAAGAGAAATGAGGTGGTTGTTTTTTGGAGCGTGTTTATTGCTTCTTTTGGGTGGTTTGGTGGATTTAGCAGCCCCAATGACAGAAGGAGAAGCTTTGCTATCACTCAAGCATGGAATAATAATCAGTCCAGACCAAAAGAATGGCGTGCTGAAGAGTTGGAAAGAATCAACAGCAGAAAACCCATGTTTTGCAAACTGGGAGGGCGTCTCGTGCAATTCCAGATCAGGCAAAGTTATCTCCATCGAATTAgtagaaagaaatttgagtggCATTATTACCCCGTCTTTGTCGTCTCTTCCATATTTATCCTATCTCAATCTCTCATACAACGATTTCCACGGTTGGCTACCGCAGGAGATGGGTCAAATGCAGGCCCTAGAGGTGTTAGATCTGTCCTTCAATTCTTTGTCTGGTCCACTACCTTCTACTTTGGCTAACATGTCAAAGATCTCCTTTCTCGACTTGTCTGTAAACTCATTCAGTGGCTGGTTACCGCAGGAGATGGGTCAAATGCAGGGTATAGAGTTGTTAGATCTGTCCGTTAATTCTTTGTCTGGCCCACTTCCTTCTACTTTGGGTAGCATGTCAAAGATCTCCTATCTCGACATGTCTGTAAACTCATTGAATGGCTCAATCCCCAATTCTCTGGGCTTCTGTAAATATCTTAGTACGATTGATCTTTCTCTTAATCAATTGACAGGCGGACTACCAGCCAGCCTAGGATTGCTGCATAGACTGGAGAATCTAATTACAGTGGGGAACAATCTGGGAGGCGTTATTACACCAGCCTTAGCCAACTGTAGTCATCTAAGAGTTCTTATACTTGCAAATAACACATATCTGGGAGGAAGCCTTCCTCAAAATCTAGGGAATATCAGCAATCTAGAAGAGATGGGCTTGTCACAGAATTCATTCATAGGGGTCATTCCAGCGTCCATAGGCAACTGCAAGTTTCTTTCTAAGCTTGACCTCTCTGTAAATAGACTGGGCGGGGTTATCCCTCCCGAATTAGGCTATCTAACTAAGCTGCAGCTACTCTATTTATTTAGAAACAATTTGCATGGGAACATTCCTGCTTCCCTAGGGAACTGCACTGACCTGCAAACTTTGTCATTTGCACTAAATAATCTGACTGGCAGAATTCCGCGAGAAACATTTGGTGTTTCTATGAAAAACCTGCGAATAGTCTATCTGTATTCTAATGATTTAATTGGAGAAGTGCCTACGACTATATTTCAGCTTCCTTCACTGCAAGTGCTTGACCTGTCCAATAACAGCTTTATAGGTTCCATCCCAAAAGAGATCCAGAGGCTAACCGGGTTGGGCCTACTTCAGCTTGGTATGAACAATCTTTCAGGGCCTGTACCTGCTTTCTTGGGAAACTGTTCACACCTAAAAGTTATAGAGCTTTATGAAAATAGATTTACAGGTCGGATTCCTGCTCAACTTGGGCAGTTAGCGTCCCTCCAAAGACTGGCATTGAGCTCAAATTACCTTGTGGGAAGCATTCCTGACCATATTTACAACGTCACTTCTCTCAGGCTTCTTCGGCTCTCTAATAACAGGTTCGAAGGGAAAATGAGTAAGGCCATCTCCAATCTGCATAATTTGGATGGTTTGGGTTTGTCTAATATGGCTCTTACTGGTAGTATTCCTGCTGAAATAGGCAATCTTAGCAAGCTAGTGACACTGGATCTGTCCAAAAATTATCTCCAAGGTACCATACCAAATTGTTTTCGCCATCTTCTCAGTATAGGTGAATTATATCTCTCTGAAAACCAGTTAGAAGGGAGCATACCGTCAGACATATCTGAGTCCTCAAACCTGGTTAAGCTATTTCTCCATCAAAACAAGCTGAGTGGAATCATACCTACTTCTGTAGGCAAGCTTTCTCAGCTCGAATGGCTGGACCTATCAAGCAATTTACTTACGGGAAAGGTTCCACAAATGCTGGGAAATAACATGCGGCTCCTGTACATATCTCTGTCAAACAATAAGCTGGAAGGAGAGATCCCTGCTCAAATAGCCATGCTCACAAGCCTTGCCATCGCATTCAATCTGTCAAACAATCTGATCAGCGGTATCATACCAGCCGAGATTGGAAGAATGGTGATGGTTCAAGCCATAGATCTATCCCAAAACAGACTTCAAGGGGTCATTCCAAAAGCTATAGCAGGTTGTGCTAATCTTAGGTTACTGGATCTCTCCGGCAATATGTTGACAGGACAAATTCCTGCCTCCATGGGCAGCCTTGGAAGCCTAGGCTCTTTGCTAAATTTGTCCCACAATTCTCTGCAAGGCTCAATTCCTGAGGACATTGGGAAGTTAAAGTTTTTGGTGCGGCTGGATTTATCTGACAACAATCTTTCTGGAGAAATACCTGCAACGATGGCAAATCTCAGTGCCATGACATTTCTCAACCTCTCCAATAACCAATTGACCGGAGCAGTGCCCAATTTCTCCCACATACTCACCAAGCAGTCTTTCCTGGGAAATAAGAATCTATGCGGAACAATCGTCCAGACAACCTGTCCTGGCACAGATTCTGCTCATGGATTTTCTCGTCTATTGATTCCTCTGATTTTGGCGGGCGCAGCTGTACTTGTATGCATAGCTGGCTGCCTGACCTATTTCTTATTAAGACGTGGAAGAAAAGCCCGGATGGGTGTTGAAGGAAACCGTAGGCTTGATCGGCTGGTGAGGATTAGTCTCCAAGAATTACAGATTGCAACGGGTGGATTCATCCAGGAGAATCTCCTCTACACGAGCTCAACGAGTAAGGTGTGCAAGGGCATTTTATATGATGGAACAAGAGTTGCAGTAAAGGTTTTGAATCCTGAGACCCCTGCTTTCGAAAACTTCGAACACGAATTGCATATTCTGGGCAAGGTGAAGCACAGGAATCTGGTGCGTGTGCTTGGTTACTTCTCCAACACAGAGATTAAAGCTTTCATCTTCGAACTCATGGCCAATGGAAGCCTCGAGCATCAGCTATATGAATGCAATCTTTCTCTGGAAAACCGCATTGGTATTGCGATTGGTATTGCTAATTGTCTGGTTTATCTGCATAGTGAGTTTGATGGTAGGCAGTGTATGGTTCATTGTGATCTCAAACCCAGTAACGTTCTTCTTGATCAAGACATGGAAGTGCATATATGTGACCTCGGAGCATCAACCATTATCTCCGCTCAGGGAGACAATTCTCAACCTTCTTGCATATTCATGGGCACCATAGGCTACGTTGCACCAG AGGTGGCATACGGAGGGAGGTTAAGCTCAAAGATAGATGTTTACAGCTATGGAATAGTTTTGATGGAAATGTTGAGTGGCAAAAAGCCCACAAGCACTGCAACAGCAATTCAAGAATGGGTGCAACAAGCTCTCCTTCAGGGGAAATTGGAGGAAATTATTGATCACTCGCTCTTGTTGGGTATGAATGAGGGTGATGGTACTTCAACTCAAGAGCAGCAGCTTGAACATATACGTTGTCTTCTACAACTAGCTCTTCACTGTACCAAAAGATTGCCCGATGAGCGCCCATCAATGAAGGAAGTATTACATCGCCTGAATCATATTTCAGGAAATAATTCTTCAATAAATTTAATGGAGATATCGACATCTATGCTTTTGAATGCCGATAAAGTGGATGTTGCTTCCTCCTCCTCCACGTCGTACTAG